The Humulus lupulus chromosome 7, drHumLupu1.1, whole genome shotgun sequence region GATAGAGGTTTCCTCCATGAGGTGAAAAAGTTTCTCTCAAataactttgagatgaaggatatgggtgatgcatcttatgtcattggcattaagatctaTCGAGATAGATATCAAGGTATTTTAGGTTTATCTCAAGAAGCCTACATCAACAAAGTTTTAGAGAAATTCAAATGAAAGATTTTTCACCAAGTGTTTCTCCTATTAtcaagggtgataaattaaatttgagccagtatTAAGATAATGATCTTAAAAGggtagaaatgaaaaaaaaaaaaacatttctttttcttctgttGTCGGAAGCTAAGCTCAAAACTTGACATTGCATTTACTGTCAGATTTATGGGATGATATTAGAATAACTTAAGTTTAGACCACCTAAGAGCTACATAGGAAGTGATGAGGTATCTTTATGATACCAAGGATTACATGCATTTTTAGACAAACTAACAATATGGAAATAGTTAATTAACATAATTATATTCAGACCTCTCTAGTTATATTGATTCACATAATTCAACATTTGATTAAGTTTTATATTTACTAGTATAGTTGTGTCACGGAAAACTCTAATTGCTACTTCCACTTTAGAAGTCAGATTCATTTACTATTTTGAGGATACATCGTATGGTGTATAATTTTAGAGTTTCAGGTCTTAAAAATGTAGATTATATTTCTAAAGCCATTAAGAAAAGCCTTGGGACAAATTTAGCTGCAATATTTATggcttgaaaaataaaaataattgtaGCAGAAGCTAGCTTATCAACATTAAGTATTTAGCCATAAAGGAGCGTGTTAAAGAAAATGAAAGTGGTCATTCATTAAGCACGGAAGCACTGAAATGAATGATCGCGGATCCCTTGACTAAAGGCACGCCActacataaattcaaggatcataaAGTGAATATATGAGATTCTATTCCCCTTTTGtagtttttcattaaaattattaatgaaactcttatttAGATTTTTTCTCATATTCATGTGCACCTTAATTTCATTTGAGAAAATTTATCTTCATgacctgaataaacatagggTTTATTCATTAAATTGCATCACCACATAAAGTTTATTGTTGAGTAATAAATACATTGTAATACATGAAAAATAATACTCGTCATAAAGAGAGGACCTATCGCTATGATTCATGTGTTTGTTGCCTAACAAGGATAATCATAGGGTTTAAATGGTACTTTAGTCTAAATGCacaccaagtgggagaatgttagaatatattattatattaattagaaTTACCAAAAATcattaattctaattgattttgaTTAAAGTTAATATTGTGATTAATTGATAGATATTCTCAATATGGTTAGCATTTAAGATAGTTACTCAATATTGAGTTACCCAATATTTCATATGTTATTGAATGTCAAATATTCTGACATTAATTGTGGCAGAGACCTTGATGGAATGTTTcacctatataaatatagggttCTGGTCCCCAAGTTCAACGCTCATTCTAATACTCCATCTAAGagctagtgagagcttggaagtccATTACCCTATCTAattctcttttgtttttcttttgcaGATCTAAAGACTTTAGATCAAGGTTATCAAATCAATAATTGGAGTTATAAATCGTTctcctttatttttgtaacaatcctATACAGTTTTATTCCGCATATTAGGATTGTTAATGCATGTAAATTTATATTAATCTTATACTAAACACATAGAATTAGATGTGCACTTTATAAGGGACAAGGTTTTTCGTGATCATGTAGCTGATCGTTTAACAAAAAAAACAATTTCTCATTCACGATTCAGATTTCTAGTGGACAAACTTGGAGTGAAAGTCTCACCCGTTCGCTTGAGGAGTGGTGTTAGAAAATGAATTGATTTAATCTTCTACATCAGCTACCTCTTTTCCCACGTTAGGAATTTCAAGCATCAACAACTTTTTGGAATCTTTTGGGTACATTTTTGTTATTCAAAGGACCATCTTTAGAGCTGTATTTATTAGTGGTCCCATGCCAGATGTAATGATGAGCTCTCTTTTTCTTCCCGTTGTAATAGCTCTCAACATCTTTTTGAACTGAGTTTTTCCTTTTCACAAATATAGCCAATGCATTATAAATTACCTATAAAGGCTTACTAAACAGGACACTGGAAAATCTCTAAGCAATCGACACGTTCTTTTCACCAATAGCTAGCTTTAACTTTCAAAACGAGATGAGTGTTATCACCAAATTGAAGTTTATCACTGATATTAAACTACATATTTGTCTACACAATATCTTCGACGGGAAGATGGAATGATAACATGGAGGCTTGTCTTATATCGACCAAGTGCCATAGAAAGACGATCATTTTTTGCTGAGACCCTAACTTAGGATCACCTCAAATATGTCAAAAGAATAACTTTTCATGCGCATGCTAAGAATGAAATACTTACTTTTCCTCCCAATTTCCACAAAGTTAAACAGCTGGATTTCAATCCTCAATAAGAAGGTACAAAGTTATAGACAAGCCTCCATCCTAAGTTTTAGACCTCTTCTCAATACAAGCCCAATGCATTGTTTCCTAGTTGACAATTTACGTCCAAAGCAAAATTTCAGTAATGAAGATTCTAAAGTTTGGGGCACTTGCATAAAGATTTCCTTGCAAATTAATAATGATGCTAAGTTAATAACCACAACTgtgaaataaaaaatttatataataataaaatttgacTAACTAGATTCCCATGTAAAATATGTTCACACAAATGACACATCGTTTTGACTAATAGTACATAAAATTTTGgtctactattttttttttaaaaaaaaaaaagaagaaaaaaattcatAAGCTTTGACTTCTTAAAGCTTTGTGTGTTTTAACAATATTTAAATAGTATAACTGTCAAACACTAGCATATATTGCCTTATATAGCATCGTCTATATATAGTGCACATAAACCTGGCAAGCTTCATCCAAACAAAGAAATTAAGGCATAGTACTCTTTCCATTATGGCATTGAACTCACACTCATCCATTTCCTTTAAAAGATCACTATGCTTATTTCTCTTCCTAGTAGTACTTCTCAACTTCAAAATGGCGTCAGCTCAGTTGTCCACAGATTTCTACAACTCAACATGCTCCAAAGCACTCTCCACCATCGAAGCTGCCGTAATAAAGGCCGTGGCCAATGAACAACGCATGGGAGCGTCCTTGCTCCGCCTTCATTTCCATGACTGCTTCGTTAATGCAAGTTCTTATTATTGTATATCTTGATAAGCTTATCTCAAATTTGCCACagtttcaaaaaaaattaaaaaaatagtagcACACATATAAAACGTTCACATCTTTCCTTGAGGTACAAGTTTAGGAAAATTTTAAGCTTTTTTCTTATGTGGGAAATTCTCATATGGCTAAGTTTTATAAGGACATGCACATGCATGCATGTTTGTAACGTACACATGGCtaacttatttattatatattcatttttttCGTATATGTGTAGGGTTGTGATGCTTCTATTCTATTAGATGACACTTCAAGCATCAACGGAGAGAAGACATCAGCGCCAAATGTAGGCTCCGTGAGAGGTTACGATGTAATTGACACTATAAAGTCTCAACTCGAAAGTATTTGCCCTGGAGTCGTTTCTTGTGCAGATATACTAGCCGTTGCAGCTCGTGATTCTGTTGTTGCAGTAAGTAGTTAACTAAAGTTTTCATATACATGGGGTTATATAcacgattatatatatatatatattcatctaAGGCAAATTCTGTAGTACTCCCCCTACCGATTTATTGTTTTCTGCACGGAGGTAGTTCTAattctaagtttttttttatatgaggTAATTATTTACAACATCCtacaatttatttttagaaaattatgaatatgACTCAAATAATATATTGGATGCTTGtcaagtttttttttgttttttatatgcATGTGAAATATGATTTTggcaaaataaattattcaaaatttctcacAAAATTGTAAGAGATTCTATACAACTATAATATAcatcattatataaaaaattagaattaaaattATCCTCGTgtaaaaaataaaaggaagatgCACCCGAGTATGCCTTTTCGGGAGTTGTACTACAGATGTACCTTACAACTTATTgatattatttcaattatttttCTAGTTGGGGGGACCTTCCTGGAAGGTTGAGTTAGGAAGAAGAGACTCGACAAATGCAAGTTTTACTGCCGCAAATACCCAACTCCCATCTTTTATATTGGATCTTGATGATCTCATAACTACTTTCTCACAGAAGGGATTTACCGAAAAAGAACTGGTAGCTCTTTCAGGTATAATAAATTACTTTGATATGTTGGTTTAGTTGCTTGCGTTACGAGATTCTTATTATATAATTACATTTCGAACGCAAACATGCAGGAGCTCATACAACAGGCGAAGCTAGGTGTGTTACGTTTCGCAACCGAATCTATAATGAGACGAACATCGATTCTTCATTGGCAACATCGTTGAAAACGAACTGCAGTTCAAGCACAGCTGATGATGACAACCTTTCTTCACTTGACGCCACAAGCCATGTTATATTTGATAATGGTTATTACAAGAATTTGGTGAAGAACAAGGGGCTCTTGCATTCGGATCAGCAACTCTTTAGTGGGGGCTCTACAGATTCTCTGGTCACCAATTACAGTGAAAATGCTAATGAGTTTTATAAGGATTTCGCCAATGCCATGCTCAAAATGGGGCAACTTAGCCCGCTAACAGGAACCAATGGTCAGATTCGTACCAATTGCAGTAAGGTCAACTAATTCAATGACtttagaacatttaatatataattaataataatattgaaTAAGTTAATAATGAAGAATAATTTGTCATTACAGTGAGATTTATTCAACTAGCAGTACGTATTTACTCTCTAGCTAGCTAATACTAGAGATATGGTCAATTAATTAAtggttgtgatatatatatatgttgtttttCTTGGATGCAAAGTTTCTCATCCTCACTCTTCACTCCTTCCGTTAATTAACTATCTCTTTTGTGTGCGCGTGTTTAATTTGTTATTGAAAAATCAAACTGTACTTACTAATAAGGTGTGAGAATAGGGCATAATACATTTAGAAGTTAATTTCTATATATATGTCTGTATTGTTGTATTctgatcaaataattattaaTGCAATTTgtaaacacatatatatatttatttgtttggtaCTAGATTACtcaattgatgatattatatataaataaatatatttatatatgagttGCTCACCAGAATATCAAATCAGTTCAATTGATTGAGAGACCGTCATTGTTTCTTCTCAGTATTAGCATTACATCACAGCCAACAATAATGACATTTAATGGcactatacatacatatatatatatattagggagTGGTCATAACTACAACTGTAAACATAAGTTGATTCTCATTtcgaagaagaaaaataagacaTGGGTTGATTCTTAGGATCTTTACCTGTCTAATTACCTTGAAAGGTGTTAAGATTTCAATAAAGTAACGGACAGCTCTAGAGACCACTGACTCAGCTTCTAGACTATGTTACAGTCAATACCCTGAAAATAAGAACACCGTAGATAGGAAAGAGTACTGTTtgtgtacaatttttttttcttcacaagTTGTTTTCCATGTTTGTAAGAATATAATTTTCTCAACgaatatttattttttcttttttctaaaataaaaatactTCCATATATATCATTTGACATCTATGAATATACACATaatcattaaaatatatataaaattactTTCCTAATATGTACTttcaaacatacatataaaacatTTAAATATCTAAGTAAACTATAGACACTGTAATAAGTATTATAAATAGTTCCACATGTATAATAATGAAACATGTATATACTTATTTGGCTTTATGGAAATTCAGACTTGGTATCTTATGTGTTCAATAAATGTTGATATGGTCATCTAtaatttgaaattgtacatatttactaccataaactcaaatttgatcaataaaaatttatcaatatgaccaaactacaTTCAGTTATAAGTAatcaagtaattaaatttgaatttataattatataattaaagacagtttggttatattgataaaattttatttaccAAATTTGAGGTCATGGTACCaagtatgtatgatttcaaattatcatattgataaaatttatttaCCAAATTTGAGCCTATGATACCAAGTATGTATCATTTCAAATTAGAGGATATCAAATGAGaattattgaaaacataaggtACTATAagttgtatttcgataaaacacaaagTATTAAATAAGTTCTACCATAAGAAACACATaacttatattaaaaaaaatggttaATCCATTTTGGAACTCTCCAATcctacaataaaaaaatattttcccTCCACTTTATAATATTATCAAAAGCCAGAATTAAACTTTTACATTTCTCTATCCTTACGATTATTAGGATTTTTTTCGTGTATGCACAATTATATAATGACATTCAAGCAATCAAGCTTCCATCTAGTGGGGAGGAATCTTTGTTTTTCTTCAAATGGGGGCTATATAggattatattaaaaaaaaattcatcaaagaATTATGAGTAATTAAAACACCATTATTAATACTAAGATCAAACTTAGCAAACAAAACACATCAAAAATACATAACAATAAAGGCACGCAATACAACTTTAGGCATGGAGTAACAACAAAATAGTACTAAGGGTAAGGGCTCGTTTGGAGCTAAGGATAAACTCTTGGGCTGGACGATTTTGCTCCAAACCCATGTTTGGCACTAAATCCAAAGCTTTGGAGGATTGGATTATTTTGTCTATTATAAATTTTattgaaatattttttatttcaagttttctttttctactatagctattttataatataaaaatgtaaattttaaaacttaaattatttatatcataatttttttttaaaatatcattaaatttccaaaattattatttttattgaaaattatttaattgatttatttttaaatattttttatttaatattatttttattaatttgataaaattataaatttattaataaaaatattttatactttatttagtCCTGTAATGCACTCCAAATACTATAATTTAGTCTAGTCCAGTACAATCCAGTCCTAATTAATAGTCCAGTACAATCTAATCTTACGTACCAAACCAACCCTAAAGACATACCGAAATGAAAAATCCAAGCACACCGATCATTACTATTGCCAGCCACTACATGTCACCATTGCATCGGCCCTTCGTTATTTGTGACCACACAACACCCAATACCACCAAATGACAACTCAAGAGGCATAAATTCTAAGACACCCCACACTGCTGAATTCAAAACAATACCAATGGGTTGAATCTCTAGACCATTGAATCATTCTAAGTACCTATAGGTAATCTTGGATCGTCGATTAGGCCGAGCATAGGCTGTTCAATAACCTATAAGTATTGTAACATAGGGAGGTAGATTAGGATTGTGCCTAAGGTCTAAGAGCACTACCACTAACTTCTCTATCCTATTCTTCAAATATAttgccaaaattttatttttttattttgcatCATTTCATACATCAACtactttatatttttatttatatcatttaaatattatatatttttaaatactatttatttatgttaataaaaaaaagtactaaatactaattaaaaactattttgaaggaaaataacaaaagtaaaaacaataaaatattaattaaattgtttgaaGGAGCTCTATTCTTTCAATAGATGTAGAGAAAGAATAGTAAATTTTAGAGAATCTATAAAATGAAGATAAGATATAAAGCATATTATGGAGTCCTATTTTAACATATTTCTCTATTATTTCAAAGAATTCCTTATTTTAAAGCTACTGATGAGAGTGCTCTAACACGAGCGACTACCATGTCTACaaaacaattttcaaattttCAGGAATCATGGCGGCTATAAGCATCATTACCCATTGGTTGGTTTTAGGAAAAGCCTCCAAATTGGATGGTGATAATCTTGTAGCCCAATAGGGGTACAAGTATAGAAGCCAAAGATGTCATCTTGGGGTAAACTCTAACTTGCAAGGCCCTCTAAGTTCAACTGATGCACCTTAAGAGCATGTTTGGTCCTAAGAGCATGTTTGGTTTGGTGGAATGGAGGTTGGAATGGAATGGAGGATTACCATTCCTATATTTGGTTTGGACTTTTATACTTAGGAATTAATACCATAGGAATGGGAGATTCCTACATTTGGTGGAACTTTTATTCCATTGGTGAACCTATAGAAACATTTGGaatgaaaatttatttttaaataatatttaggATTTCTGCCCCCTGAACTATGACTTCCACATTATTGTGTCCCCTAATTTTTTCAAATCGTTAGAATTTCCCCCCAAACTATTCACAGTGTTGTAAAGTGGGACTTCCGTCCAATGTGGCTAACGGCATGCTAACATGACTCTTAGCTTGTTGAAGTGTCTTCGTCGTGTTAGCGCCACATGTGTAATTTGAAATTCGCCTAAGATGGAGCACTTTTTTATTATtagaaattaataaatttaaaataaatcattacactgaaaaataatttaaatgaaacacaatcttaaaaattaataaatttaaaataaatcatagttcataaaaaaaaagttaattttgtaatatttgatttaatttaaattatttttagtgtgataaattaatttttaattaaaaaatagatttttaaattaatatttttaaaatacacaTGTGGCGCTGACGTGACCAAGACACATCAACCAGCAAAGAGCCATGTCAGCATGTCGTTAGCCACATTGGACAGAATTGTACGGAAGTCTCACTTTACAACATTGTGAATAGTTTTGGGGGAATTTTCAACAGCCAGAAAAAAACAGGAGGCACAATCTTCTGGGTGTCaggcctgatgaccttctgggtgttAGGTCTGTTGACCCTCTGGGTGTTAGGCctgctgatcttctgggtgctaagTCTGATGACCTTTTGGGTGCTAGACCAGTTGTATGACCCAACTACTTCTAAGACCTTGGATCATTAAACTACTAGACAAAATCACTATTTTTGAGAAAGCATgcataagaaatattcataactttattaaaaactcaaagtaaatattgaaatacataaatgagcaatatgggatcccattgttttataaaaaaaatataactttaaattaaatgaagttgtttacaaagctaaatgcggaaaatacataaaaacataaaaactaaaataaacgtcatacTCGATCGACTCGCAACCCATTccttccattcatcctcaatacaaatgctaagcttccaagaatccttccgtctccgtatctagtttcctgcatcacactaaaaaaaataaaggagcgagcctaatgcccagcaaggaaaatctactaacaacatataacataaatcatatacataagactatatcataaacatataatataaaacatatatcatataagactacaatggccatcatacttcttggggcttgttaactaagcaagtcatatgcccatatagatttgtggggcttgctagccaagcaagtcatatgcccataaattattggggcttgctagctagacaagtcatgtgcccaaggactataaacatactatacataacgtaaatgtaacataacataacataagataacatatcataagcataacataacataagcataacatatcatataaacatataaaagctatcctattttccttaccaaaacttgGATATTTGAGAATAAGAGcgagattagaacactcctaaaaccaaaagtaagaatggtgagtttctaaagaaaagagatgaaatggaAACTAAATCATCAAATAGGAAACTTTCTGAGAAGATCCTTagatcaaagaacttaaacacctaacctcaaaaccataaacagaagttaggatctgaaagagacTTAacgaaaactaaggaatcataaagaatagaacttatgaataatattaccttggatgaactagaaccgatctaaacttcaatatcgaaaacatactttatctcactacccaagtgtttgtttataaagcttaagatgataaagcttttattccCCAAAACCCatgtgtatcactctatagaaatcctagcagcttgaaggctctgaacatagcttgaagaatgaagaaaatggctgagcactaggtcctgtTTATAGAGTTTGAAGAGTGAAACTgtcctattaaaaaaatacttaaatccttaaataaacatgattatgacaagtgtcatgctcttagtggttctggaaggttctagagtttctagatctttcttttatttaaaaaaatacttaatttcattctaactataatccaaatttaaatttaaataaaatagaatcctaacttctaacttcctaaatctcgtaactctaaactcacctatagtaaaatcaacataactggagctatAGGATTCTGatttagactatctttataccgttagaaagctaattccaTTATtaacaactttttagaaatactattttttgaaattcataacataactggaaaaaaataggttggaagttacagtaccctaaagttacggaaaatctattcaattatctaaataacaacctaatccacaaatatcttaactaaccataaaataacaaactctaattccctaggctgatttcgaatttactaagcccaaaatcttattgggcttttgggctttatgtaggctcgatccataacattttttaataatatcataattaatttattcttatgaaatcacccccttttccacaaacaagactactaatatcataaacctatactatactataataatcataactactaaaaaaaattaaatcttatgttataattaatatttctaaactataggttaaacttataaaatccataactattgctatgagtgtcctactaagtcccggtttgaaccaaaatccacgaaatctaaaatactacaaactactactaactatctagctagctaagtaaacattctggaaCTCTACACctattgattttttgtttgaacgagcgtgaactttatccagcaaagtgtatttgggagtttaggccgagcaccctatgaagaatagggtgggtcgaccacccatGTGGCTCTTAAGCATGTCAggttgaccacccctaggggttcgGGTCAGGCTGACCACACCTAGGGGCCtaggtcttttttcaatactatgtcgtttttccctgacttgtgatgtcacgtgccactttctcattcgccatgtcatcTCTTGAAtgttgagggataacatttgcccccaaattTATCGTACTGTGTTCAACATCACGGTAAACTTGGTCTGGCCCGAGAAAAAGATCGTAGCAGTACTCTATCagcaaagtccctcgggacattacgtagcacttttatcaactatcaataattTGCTGAGCACGTATTTTTCAGGGACAATTGTAAttccaaaaaataattatatttttcaaggaaaattaatttcctaaaattctagtatatttttcaagggattttgaagtcctaaaaatatgatatatttttcaaggagttttgaagtcctaaaaatataatatatttttcaaggatattattaattcctaaaaataaaaaatattttacaaggaatctgaattcctaaaaatataagatatttttcaaggaatttgaatttttaactaTGTCACATATTTTTCAaagaatttgaattcctaaaaatatggttagcctgagaggctataagtagagaCTCACTCTaatggggttttatgccctaattaaaacataatttctttgtaatctcatttattatcaataaaagaatagaaatcattttttgtacttagtcaatcactttgctcacatgttttattttcatgattatttgtttaatataaacttctattaaatcccgggcatatagctaatcatatttttagtgatgtaatcacagtggaatataaatatgattatatgttcaaaataagttagtcctaagattagttagtgtacaggatttacactgacttgccaatctacgatgtgATCTACTTGCACATTATAGTGTTATattttttccagaacattagcaaagtagataagatcggatgtatttgttacatcagactggaccaatattaacatatgataggataagtaaacataccgtaattatctattctagtcatatcatatagttgaccgtacgtcaattcaatctcaattctgagtggttattattctaactggttgtattatttgagttctttcacttgttcgttaccagcttaccctacggactagcccatagttacatcttgggaactcggtagtataattgagtgggggtgttaatcatagatatgaacatctatagcttctgatgaagaagtgaaatgatggtttctttttagtttggttcaaggtgctaaatgatagagatctcatttcagtaataaatattagtttactgaaatatcatttacaaggaactaagtgttttaaggataaaataatatgaggggtaaaacggtattttagtctcatctcattgtagaccgtctatagaggattgagtgacaattatggttgtaacaatggataattaatagcgtatctatatttgttatagagcgttatatgaattcaagagtgcaattctgagtctttagtggagtcacgaggaattaataagttagtaaatttatttgttagatttatgataacttattggagcttgatttcataggcacatGGTCCCTACTgtatcttggataaaatcatctagacagtcttaattaattgatttagttatcaattagaattatcaaagttgaccatgtcgattttggatagtttcacggagttatgtaatttagagaagaaaagagaaattagggcagatttattaattaagataaattggtatctaaattaataaataagtttaaatcaaggttcaaattataaataattaatttgataaaggatttgaataattattttattaattaatcaataaaaaataatacaagccttgattttaagtcttataattaaatgagaaatttcacgggcctaaagtccatgataatttcgacctagggctgatattatctattattttattgttttttttattaaattatatggcctaattgagtctataaaaggagtgctaagatAGAGTTGAAATTagatttctgaaacacaagttCCTGAGAAGATCAGAATatctattaggttttagattctctctactgcataagtccctttctaagcctcaatttttctcttcatttcttcttctctctgtatctatctcatgtgttgagaattgcgtaccctagtctaggtgattctaaggatactttgaaaggctgtgaagaaaattgaagaacggttcagtttcttggtaatactctacggtagaaatgatacaagggttggagaaactgaaggaaagacctaatcatttcgctgcgtataatgtaagtgttcttatcattat contains the following coding sequences:
- the LOC133789671 gene encoding cationic peroxidase 1-like, which produces MALNSHSSISFKRSLCLFLFLVVLLNFKMASAQLSTDFYNSTCSKALSTIEAAVIKAVANEQRMGASLLRLHFHDCFVNGCDASILLDDTSSINGEKTSAPNVGSVRGYDVIDTIKSQLESICPGVVSCADILAVAARDSVVALGGPSWKVELGRRDSTNASFTAANTQLPSFILDLDDLITTFSQKGFTEKELVALSGAHTTGEARCVTFRNRIYNETNIDSSLATSLKTNCSSSTADDDNLSSLDATSHVIFDNGYYKNLVKNKGLLHSDQQLFSGGSTDSLVTNYSENANEFYKDFANAMLKMGQLSPLTGTNGQIRTNCSKVN